The Daucus carota subsp. sativus chromosome 2, DH1 v3.0, whole genome shotgun sequence genome includes a window with the following:
- the LOC108208579 gene encoding uncharacterized protein LOC108208579, giving the protein MSHQSSTWSSKLKFFNKIRRFMQPRSSPKQSAPSDHDPIKQNESMIVVKVAEEGGCGVLQRSVKRLHFGNFEEKEGAAEDIIRLARDNLRRRKMMAELGVIPPLVEMVGSEVLTRRSLAVRALIELANGTYTNKALMVESGILSKLPENIGVLEEQTRHEFAQLVLSISSLHNSQVPINLSKIVPLVISIIESDSNFATKQLCLGTLYNLSTMLNNAGTLVSNGVINNLLRYSSVKETSEKALATLGNLVVTLMGKKALESNLLVPENLIEIMTWEDKPKSQELSIYILMVLAHQSSMQRLKMAEAGIVHVLLQVSLLGTTLARKRALKLLQWFKDERQTRMGPHSGPQTRRLSIGSPINHNEAREGKRLMKNMVRQSLYKNLETITRRANADEGSSKLKFLATSSSSKSLPY; this is encoded by the exons ATGTCTCACCAATCTTCGACTTGGTCCTCAAAGCTGAAATTCTTCAACAAGATCCGACGCTTCATGCAGCCGAGAAGTTCCCCCAAGCAATCCGCCCCGTCCGATCACGATCCGATAAAACAAAATGAATCGATGATAGTAGTGAAGGTGGCAGAGGAAGGTGGCTGTGGAGTGTTGCAGAGGTCAGTGAAGAGGCTTCATTTCGGAAATTTCGAAGAGAAGGAGGGGGCGGCGGAGGATATTATTCGACTGGCACGAGACAATTTGAGACGTCGGAAAATGATGGCGGAGCTCGGAGTTATTCCGCCGTTGGTGGAAATGGTCGGTTCGGAGGTGCTGACAAGAAGAAGCTTGGCGGTTCGAGCGCTCATCGAGCTTGCTAATGGGACTTACAC GAACAAAGCTCTCATGGTTGAGTCCGGAATCTTATCCAAACTACCCGAAAACATCGGTGTTTTAGAGGAGCAAACAAGGCATGAATTTGCACAACTAGTCTTGTCTATCTCTTCCCTACACAACAGCCAAGTCCCGATAAACTTGTCGAAGATTGTCCCACTTGTGATCTCCATTATTGAATCAGATTCGAATTTTGCAACAAAACAACTCTGTTTAGGTACATTGTACAATCTTTCCACTATGCTAAACAATGCAGGAACTTTGGTGTCGAATGGCGTAATAAACAATCTCCTAAGATACTCCTCTGTCAAAGAAACATCAGAAAAAGCCCTGGCGACTCTAGGGAACTTGGTAGTGACCTTAATGGGGAAAAAGGCTTTAGAAAGTAATCTTTTGGTCCCCGAAAACTTAATTGAGATTATGACATGGGAAGATAAGCCGAAAAGCCAAGAGTTGTCTATTTATATTCTGATGGTATTAGCACACCAGAGCTCGATGCAGAGACTGAAAATGGCCGAAGCAGGGATTGTTCATGTTCTCCTCCAAGTGTCATTGTTAGGTACCACCTTGGCGCGGAAAAGGGCACTTAAATTGCTGCAATGGTTTAAGGATGAAAGGCAAACAAGAATGGGACCTCATTCAGGGCCACAAACTCGAAGGCTGTCGATTGGTTCACCTATAAATCATAATGAGGCACGCGAAGGAAAGAGGTTGATGAAGAACATGGTTAGACAAAGTTTGTATAAGAATCTGGAAACGATTACTCGTCGTGCCAATGCTGATGAGGGTTCTTCTAAGCTCAAGTTCTTGGCTACAAGTTCAAGCTCCAAGAGTTTGCCTTATTAG
- the LOC135150479 gene encoding uncharacterized protein LOC135150479, producing MSIVGEPPKRAKIDYAMAFDNVDLEKVKFPHDDPLVITPVIGNSSVKRVLIDNGASVDILFYDAYEKMGYSDTQLTPSDMPIYGFNNVETKIEGMIKLPVTMGTEPRQTTCMINFLVVKASSTYNAILGRTGIHAFKAIPSTYHMKIKFPTRNGIGEELGDQEMARSCYIGALRSGGAGGQVLPIEDLDVRGEEERRGKPAEDLIPIPLYTEEPEKVTYVGALLQEDLKQELVRFLRNNRDVFAWTTADMPGIDPLFMTHRLNVNPDRKPIKQKKLNFAPERQEAIKQEVDKLLEAGFIEEIQFPEWLANLVMVKKANGKWRMCVDFTDLNDACPKDCFPLPRIDTLIDATAGHEMLSFMDGFSGYNQIRMNKDDVPKVSFITDFGVFCYLVMAFGLKNAGATYQRLANKMFKHLIGKTMEVSLMICW from the coding sequence ATGagtatagttggagaacccccgaagcgggcaaaaattgacTATGCAATGGCATTCGATAACGTCGACCTCGAGAAAGTAAAGTTCCCCCATGATGACCCCTTAGTAATTACaccagtgattggaaactcgtccgtaaagagagtgctcattgataatggagcctcggtggatatcttgttctatgatgcctatgaaaagatgggatacTCCGATACTCAACTAACACcctcggatatgcctatatatggcttcaacaatgtggaaaccaagattgaaggcatgatcAAACTCCCTgtaactatgggtaccgaacctAGACAAACCACATGtatgataaatttcttggttGTTAAAGCTTCGTCgacctataatgccatccttggaaGAACTGGGATACACGCTTTTAAGGCAATCCCGTccacttaccacatgaagattaaattcccgactaggaacggaattggagaagaattaggagatcaggaaatggcccgaagctgttatattGGGGCACTAAGATCTGGAGGTGCTGGGGGGCAAGTACTACCCATAGAGGATCTCGATGTCCGAGGAGAGGAAGAAAGAAGAGGCAAGCCCGCCGAAGACTTGATTCCAATCCCATTGTATACTGAGGAACCCGAAAAGGTTACTTATGTTGGAGCCTTACTTCAGGAAGACTTGAAGCAAGAACTAgtgaggttcttgaggaacaATCGTGATGTTTTTGCTTGGACAACGGCTGACATGCCAGGTATTGATCCCTTATTCATGACTCATAGGTTGAATGTGAATCCTGATAGGAAACCGATTAAGcaaaagaagttgaatttcgctcccgaaaggcaggaagccattaaacaggaggttGATAAGTTGCTGGAAGCCGGGTTTATTGAGGAAATTCAATTTCCGGAATGGCTAGCTAACCTTGTcatggtcaagaaggccaatggaaagtggaggatgtgcgtagacttcactgatctgaatgatgcttgtcccaaggattgtttccctcttccaaggATAGACACATTAATAGATGCCACTGCTGGCCATGAGATGCTAAGCTTTATGGACGGGttcagcggatataatcagatccggatgaACAAAGACGACGTCCCCAAGGTATCATTCATTACCGACTTTGGTGTCttctgttatttggttatggcatttggacttaagaatgcaggagctaCATACCAACGCCTAGCAAACAAGATGTTCAAACATCTAATAGGTAAAACTATGGAAGTATCGTTGATGATATGCtggtga